The proteins below are encoded in one region of Methanosarcina barkeri 3:
- a CDS encoding alpha/beta fold hydrolase: MIAEKISETTKRHFPMELGINEKCANLDDVFIHYVEIGKGDPIIFIHGTGLDCRMWEDQLMYFSKKYHTVAYDMRGFGLSGRLNGGKYSTSSDLNKLMDLLQINSSNVVAHSRGGRTAITFALEHPEKVKSLVLGGAGINGLPLSNEFKEIKYEVALIAQKLGIDNAKRVWINSALFASALKNEVVMKKLREMLNDYEPWHWLNQDTEVRIKPEAIERLEDIAVPTLVILGTLDIPYIQNTANTLAERIPNAQLEIIKDAGHMNNMEQPQLFNSLVSKFLNSLPTYSK; encoded by the coding sequence ATGATAGCTGAAAAAATCAGTGAAACAACAAAAAGACATTTTCCAATGGAATTAGGGATCAATGAAAAGTGTGCCAATCTCGATGACGTTTTCATTCACTACGTCGAAATCGGAAAAGGTGACCCTATAATTTTTATTCATGGCACAGGTTTAGACTGTCGAATGTGGGAAGATCAGTTAATGTACTTTAGTAAAAAATATCATACTGTTGCATACGATATGCGAGGATTCGGGCTCTCAGGTCGGTTAAATGGAGGGAAATATTCTACTTCATCTGATTTAAATAAACTAATGGATTTGTTGCAAATTAATTCATCTAATGTAGTGGCTCATTCAAGAGGTGGACGTACTGCCATCACTTTCGCACTTGAGCACCCTGAGAAAGTAAAATCACTGGTACTTGGGGGAGCGGGTATAAATGGACTTCCTTTATCTAATGAGTTTAAAGAAATCAAATATGAGGTCGCCTTAATTGCCCAGAAGTTGGGAATTGATAATGCAAAAAGGGTTTGGATTAATTCTGCTCTGTTTGCTTCTGCATTAAAAAACGAGGTTGTAATGAAGAAACTAAGAGAAATGCTTAATGACTACGAACCTTGGCATTGGTTAAATCAAGACACGGAAGTTCGAATTAAGCCAGAAGCGATTGAGCGACTAGAAGATATTGCGGTTCCTACACTGGTTATCTTAGGAACTTTAGATATACCTTATATCCAAAATACTGCAAATACTCTTGCTGAAAGGATTCCAAATGCTCAGCTTGAGATAATAAAAGATGCTGGGCATATGAACAATATGGAACAACCACAGTTATTCAATTCATTGGTCTCAAAATTCCTAAATTCATTGCCAACTTATAGTAAATAA
- a CDS encoding GNAT family N-acetyltransferase, protein MNKQLEDKVQLLLANEEDLALFQKELQEAFMNALIENLGDAEAGPIPSDEDIQQSFHAPEAVTYHISLNGENVGGVVLKINNKTHRNRVDLLYISSKTHNRGIGSAAWQAIEAQYPETKVWELFTPYFEKRNIHFYVNKCGFHIVEFYNKFNPDPHQPRVNEHQNNSRPLEEYEFFRFEKVMKMKTRQKIEN, encoded by the coding sequence ATGAATAAACAGTTAGAAGATAAAGTCCAACTTTTACTTGCAAATGAAGAGGATTTAGCATTATTTCAAAAGGAATTACAGGAAGCTTTCATGAATGCGCTAATAGAAAATTTAGGTGATGCAGAAGCTGGTCCTATTCCATCAGATGAAGATATTCAGCAGTCTTTTCATGCGCCTGAAGCAGTCACTTACCACATTTCACTGAACGGTGAAAATGTGGGAGGCGTAGTATTAAAAATTAACAACAAAACACATCGCAATCGGGTCGATTTGCTCTATATTTCGTCAAAAACGCACAATCGTGGAATTGGTTCGGCAGCGTGGCAGGCAATTGAGGCGCAGTATCCAGAAACAAAAGTATGGGAGCTCTTTACACCTTATTTTGAAAAACGTAACATTCATTTTTATGTGAATAAATGCGGATTTCACATTGTTGAGTTTTATAATAAGTTTAACCCTGATCCACATCAGCCTCGTGTAAACGAGCATCAAAACAATTCGAGACCATTAGAAGAATACGAATTTTTTAGATTTGAAAAAGTGATGAAAATGAAAACTCGACAGAAAATTGAAAACTAA
- a CDS encoding Xaa-Pro peptidase family protein, which produces MTEPEFSIKKNLEEAGTDAYLMIGNLHNSDIYYVTRFLASDDFAYLQTAAEKEILFISDMEKGRAEIESRVSTIRTLQDLGYREKMKEKKDPSIAYAACISELLTGEGIKKISVPYDFPVFESNYLTEAGFSVIPIKSPFRKIRSSKRPEELEAIKYAQMAGEKAMEAAIALISGAKERDGFLYHSGEVLTGAKVLSVIDHTLLNYGCEAEETIVSCGKDTANPHGTTEGPLRANVPIILDIFPRSKTKRYFADMTRTVLHGKASEELKKMYETVLGAQKKGFEMVKPGVKTSDVHNAVCDFFEAHGYDTYRSGAKVGFIHSTGHGVGLDVHELPGVGENGVPLEVGNVITLEPGLYYPEIGGIRIEDMVLVTEKGCQNFTRLEKRFVV; this is translated from the coding sequence ATGACAGAACCAGAGTTCAGCATAAAGAAAAACCTTGAAGAAGCAGGAACAGATGCCTATCTTATGATAGGTAACCTTCATAATTCCGATATTTATTATGTAACTCGCTTCCTGGCTTCCGACGATTTCGCATATCTGCAAACAGCAGCCGAAAAAGAGATACTTTTTATTTCGGATATGGAAAAAGGTAGAGCTGAAATCGAGTCAAGAGTTTCGACAATAAGAACATTGCAGGACCTGGGCTACAGGGAGAAGATGAAGGAAAAGAAAGATCCGTCTATCGCCTATGCAGCCTGCATATCCGAGCTGCTTACAGGAGAAGGAATTAAGAAAATCTCAGTGCCTTACGATTTCCCGGTATTCGAATCGAATTATCTCACTGAAGCAGGTTTTTCCGTAATCCCGATAAAAAGCCCTTTCAGAAAAATCAGGAGCTCGAAAAGACCGGAAGAGCTTGAAGCCATAAAATATGCCCAGATGGCCGGAGAAAAGGCTATGGAAGCTGCTATAGCCTTGATATCAGGAGCGAAAGAAAGGGATGGTTTTCTCTATCACTCAGGGGAGGTATTGACAGGAGCTAAAGTGCTTTCGGTTATAGATCATACTCTTCTTAATTATGGGTGTGAAGCCGAAGAGACAATCGTTTCATGCGGCAAGGATACGGCAAACCCCCATGGGACTACTGAGGGCCCACTGAGGGCAAATGTCCCAATTATCCTGGATATTTTCCCGCGAAGCAAAACGAAGCGTTATTTTGCGGACATGACGCGCACAGTCCTGCATGGAAAAGCTTCGGAAGAGCTCAAAAAAATGTACGAAACCGTACTTGGAGCCCAGAAAAAAGGCTTTGAAATGGTCAAGCCAGGAGTAAAGACATCCGATGTGCATAATGCTGTCTGCGACTTCTTCGAAGCGCATGGCTATGACACATACCGAAGTGGTGCAAAGGTAGGTTTTATTCACTCAACAGGACATGGAGTAGGGCTCGATGTACATGAACTTCCAGGAGTCGGAGAAAACGGGGTTCCACTTGAGGTAGGCAATGTAATCACTCTCGAACCTGGACTATACTACCCTGAGATCGGAGGAATACGAATTGAGGATATGGTCCTGGTCACGGAAAAAGGATGTCAGAACTTTACAAGGTTGGAAAAGAGATTTGTAGTATAA
- the map gene encoding type II methionyl aminopeptidase gives MTDNVHNKQDILEKYREAGRILKIVRAEAVEMVRVGNTLLQVAEFVENRTIELGGRPAFPCNISRNQEAAHATPKLGDTDVFGKDMVKLDLGVHVDGYIADSAVTVDLSGNPDITKAAEEALAAAIDLAKPGISTGELGAAIESSIRSYGLNPIMNLTGHGLSQYEAHDDPSVPNRHMEGGLILKEGDVLAIEPFATDGVGAVHDGNWSEIYSLIRKKPVRLPAVRNVLKQVEEYRELPFAKRWLKPEKLDFALLQLEKAGILHSYPVLLESAGGLVAQAEHTIIITQDGCEVTTK, from the coding sequence ATGACCGATAATGTGCACAATAAGCAAGATATCCTTGAGAAGTACAGGGAAGCAGGCAGAATTCTGAAAATTGTCAGGGCTGAAGCCGTGGAAATGGTCAGAGTAGGAAACACTCTGCTGCAAGTTGCGGAATTTGTTGAAAATCGGACTATAGAGCTTGGAGGCAGACCTGCTTTCCCATGCAATATTTCAAGAAATCAAGAGGCTGCACATGCAACCCCTAAGCTGGGAGATACCGACGTTTTTGGAAAAGATATGGTTAAGCTGGATCTCGGGGTCCATGTGGATGGATACATTGCGGATTCGGCTGTGACTGTTGACTTATCAGGAAATCCCGACATCACGAAAGCTGCCGAAGAGGCTCTTGCCGCAGCCATTGACCTTGCAAAGCCGGGAATTTCTACAGGGGAACTAGGAGCTGCAATCGAGAGCAGTATTCGCAGCTACGGACTGAACCCGATAATGAACCTGACAGGTCACGGGCTTTCCCAGTACGAAGCTCACGATGATCCCTCTGTTCCTAACCGGCATATGGAAGGAGGATTAATTCTAAAAGAAGGAGATGTGCTCGCAATCGAGCCCTTTGCAACGGATGGAGTTGGTGCTGTCCATGATGGAAACTGGTCAGAGATATACAGCCTTATAAGGAAAAAGCCAGTCCGTTTGCCTGCAGTCCGAAATGTCCTGAAACAGGTTGAAGAATACAGGGAGCTGCCTTTTGCAAAACGCTGGCTTAAACCCGAAAAACTGGATTTTGCATTACTTCAGCTTGAAAAAGCAGGGATTCTTCACTCCTATCCTGTGCTTCTCGAAAGTGCAGGAGGACTTGTGGCCCAAGCAGAACACACCATAATAATAACCCAGGATGGCTGCGAGGTTACAACAAAGTAA
- a CDS encoding YunC family protein, whose amino-acid sequence MLIKQIQLENGCALGLRFEMQKYPLLVIRAEKGFLMCGYLNVSAAESLGDTAAKVKGVQSFEDMLKAQVVEVTRFAREIGVETGMTGREALERMF is encoded by the coding sequence ATGCTTATTAAACAGATTCAGCTTGAAAATGGGTGTGCTCTTGGCCTCCGCTTTGAGATGCAAAAATACCCTCTTCTGGTTATAAGGGCAGAGAAAGGCTTCCTTATGTGCGGATACCTGAATGTAAGTGCTGCAGAGTCGCTTGGGGACACGGCAGCGAAGGTAAAAGGCGTACAGAGTTTTGAAGATATGCTCAAAGCCCAGGTCGTTGAAGTTACCCGGTTTGCCAGGGAAATTGGGGTTGAAACCGGAATGACTGGAAGGGAAGCTCTGGAAAGGATGTTTTGA